TTAGAAATAATTTATTATCCTCCTATAAAAGGAAGATATAAAATATATATTTTTGATGAATTTCATATGTTATCTAAACATAGTTTTAATGCATTATTAAAAATAATAGAAGAACCTCCAAAATATATAAAATTTATATTTGCAACAACAGAATTACAAAAAATACCATCTACAATATTATCTAGATGTATTCAATTTCATTTAAAATTAATAAATGAAAATATAATTTTCAATCAAATAAAAAATATTTTAAACAAAGAAAATTTTAAATATGATGAAAAAGCATTAAAAATTTTATCTATTGCTGCATATGGTAGCATGCGTGATGCTTTAAATTTAACAGATCAATTAATATCTATGGGAAAATTAACTATAGAAAATATTAATTTAATGTTAGGATTGATAAAAAAAAAATATTTATTTTCATTAATACAATGTTTTAAAACACAAAAATATAATATAATTTTTAATTTAATTAACAAAATATCTACATTTAATGTCAATTGGGATAATATTATAACAGAAATAATGACATTATTACATCATATTTTAAAAATTAAAATTTTAAATAACAATTTTGGTAATTTTTTAATAAATTCTAATTTTACAAAAAATGAAATTTTATTTTATAAAGAAATATTATACGAATTTTCAGAAATTGAATTAAAATTTTTATACAATATTTTAAATACAGGAAAAAAAAATTTGTATTTATCTCCAAATCCTAAAATAGGATTTGAAATGATTATATTAGAAATAATAATTTATTTTAAAAATAAAAATAAAATATAAAAATTTTTATGTATTAAATTAAATATTTTGATATATATAAAAATTATTTTTTAATATTGTATATTGTAAAATACAAATATATATATTTATTAAATATTTATATAAAAAAGAGTAATATAATTATGAAAAAAGAAACATTAAATTTTCAATCTGAAGTAAAACAATTATTACATTTAATGATTCATTCACTTTATTCAAATAAAGAAATTTTTTTAAGAGAATTAATATCTAATGCTTCTGATGCTGTTGATAAATTAAAGTTTGAAGTTTTATCAAAACCAGATTTATATGAAAATAATTCAATATTAAAAGTACAAATTTCTATCAATAAAGAAAAAAGATTAATTACCATTAATGATAATGGTATTGGGATGACTCGCAACGAAGTTATTGAAAATTTAGGTACAATTGCTAAATCTGGTACTAAAGATTTTATTAAAGCTTTAAAATTATCTTCAAATAATAAAACAGAATTAAATACACAATTAATAGGTCAATTTGGTGTAGGATTTTATTCTGCTTTTATAGTAGCTGATAAAGTTTTAGTAAAAACTAGAGCTGCAGGTAAATCTATAGATAAAGGTGTTTTTTGGGAATCTACAGGAGAAGGAAATTATCATATAGCTAATATTAATAAAGAATTTAGAGGAACTGAAATTATATTACATATACGTCCTAAATATGATGAATTTTTAGATACATGGCGTATAAAAACAATAATAAGTAAATATTCAGAACACATTTCTTTGCCTATAGAAATAGAAATGTATAATGAAAAAGAAAAAAAATATTATTGGGAACAAGTTAATAAAGCACATGCTCTTTGGTTACGTAATAAATCAGATATAAGTAAAAATGAATATAAAGAATTTTATAAACAATTAACATATGATAGTACTGATCCAATTATTTGGAGTCATAATCATGTAGAAGGAAAACAAGAATATATTAGTTTATTGTACGTTCCTTTTACTATTCCATGGGATATTCGTAATCGTGATTATAAAAACGGATTAAAATTATATGTACAAAGAGTGTTTATCATGGAGGATGCAGAACAATTATTACCTAAATATTTAAGATTTATAAGAGGTTTAGTTGATTCTAATGATTTACCTTTAAATATTTCAAGAGAAATTTTACAAAAAAATAGTATTATTCGTAATATGAAAGCTACATTAACAAAAAAAGTTCTTCATATGTTAATAAATCTTACTAAAGAACCAAAAAAATATAATGATTTTTGGAAAAAATATGGTTTAATTTTTAAAGAAGGTCCAGCAGAAGATATAAAAAATAAAAATATAATTATTAAATTATTACGTTTTGCTTCAACAATTAATAATAATTCTGAACAAGATATATCTTTAGATGATTATGTTAAAAGAATGATAAAAGGACAAAAAAAAATATATTTTTTAACATCAGATAATTATCTTACAGCTAAAAGTAGTCCTCATTTAGAATTTTTTTCTCAAAAAGGAATAGAAGTATTATTATTAATAGATCATATTGATGAATGGATGATGAGTTATATTAATGAATATAAAGGTAAAACATTTCAATCTATTAGTAAACAAGATGATTCATTAGATGAATTTATTAAAAATAAAAATAATCTTATAGAAGATAAAATAAAAGAAAAATTTAAACCTTTTTTACAAAAAATACAAAATTTATTAGGTAATAAAATAAAAAAAGTAAAATTAACAAGTAGATTAATTAATACTCCTGCTATTGTTACTACTGATTTAAATGAAATGAGTACACAA
The Enterobacteriaceae endosymbiont of Donacia crassipes DNA segment above includes these coding regions:
- the dnaX gene encoding DNA polymerase III subunit gamma/tau; the encoded protein is MFYRLIFIKNQNMNSHILASKWRPYSFNDVIGQDHVIQAIKHSLFTKKIHPAWILSGSRGVGKTTIARIFAMGLSCLQDITSNPCGYCENCISIKKNSFLDLIELDSASKTKVEDIREILEIIYYPPIKGRYKIYIFDEFHMLSKHSFNALLKIIEEPPKYIKFIFATTELQKIPSTILSRCIQFHLKLINENIIFNQIKNILNKENFKYDEKALKILSIAAYGSMRDALNLTDQLISMGKLTIENINLMLGLIKKKYLFSLIQCFKTQKYNIIFNLINKISTFNVNWDNIITEIMTLLHHILKIKILNNNFGNFLINSNFTKNEILFYKEILYEFSEIELKFLYNILNTGKKNLYLSPNPKIGFEMIILEIIIYFKNKNKI
- the htpG gene encoding molecular chaperone HtpG, encoding MKKETLNFQSEVKQLLHLMIHSLYSNKEIFLRELISNASDAVDKLKFEVLSKPDLYENNSILKVQISINKEKRLITINDNGIGMTRNEVIENLGTIAKSGTKDFIKALKLSSNNKTELNTQLIGQFGVGFYSAFIVADKVLVKTRAAGKSIDKGVFWESTGEGNYHIANINKEFRGTEIILHIRPKYDEFLDTWRIKTIISKYSEHISLPIEIEMYNEKEKKYYWEQVNKAHALWLRNKSDISKNEYKEFYKQLTYDSTDPIIWSHNHVEGKQEYISLLYVPFTIPWDIRNRDYKNGLKLYVQRVFIMEDAEQLLPKYLRFIRGLVDSNDLPLNISREILQKNSIIRNMKATLTKKVLHMLINLTKEPKKYNDFWKKYGLIFKEGPAEDIKNKNIIIKLLRFASTINNNSEQDISLDDYVKRMIKGQKKIYFLTSDNYLTAKSSPHLEFFSQKGIEVLLLIDHIDEWMMSYINEYKGKTFQSISKQDDSLDEFIKNKNNLIEDKIKEKFKPFLQKIQNLLGNKIKKVKLTSRLINTPAIVTTDLNEMSTQMAKLFAAAGQKTPEIKYNFELNPNHILIKKILIIKDEEYFSEFINLLLDEAILAEKGTLENPNKFINLINKFLSKI